In one Leptospira mtsangambouensis genomic region, the following are encoded:
- a CDS encoding protein kinase domain-containing protein has protein sequence MFTVGKYNALRELHLGKRSSVYSGESLSGEPVVIKLLNRDYPDNHEITRFKNEFEILRSVDSPYTLRPLDLETYQNTVAIVFPNVGFTDLAKLQLSGKYSNIATFLNISIEVCKALVDIHKAKIVHNDIKAQNIIYNPDTGALKIIDFGSATLLTHRSFYLPMNQNLTGTLAHISPEQTGRMNRTVDYRTDFYSFGVTLYQLITGDLPFLYTDSLEMVHAHLAKTPLSPKERSGAPKIVSDLIMKLLEKNPEDRYQTATGLLSDLSAIQSVLLENGKESLNQFQMELAKNDKSSRFQIPKKLYGRETQLHVFEEKFLDAKEGKIETFLISGRSGIGKSALINEIQKPVTREKAYFTSGKFDLYKKSIPYRAINLALQGLVRQLLSENESAVKEWKKNLSDALGANAKLIIDVVPELSQLLGDKPSPPELDSLETENRFHLVFRKFLRTICTKEHPVVLFLDDMQWADSSSILLLKEVLTDPEISYFFIILSYRDNEVLPTDPFFRLLEELREIQIAITEIRLEPLRERDVALLVSETLMVPESEIRPIAEVLWKKTKGNPFHVNEMFKNLYERSYIYFADDHWSWDKDKIDSVNISDNVIDLIIDKINLQSEELIDALKLTACIGNWFRHDIYATIADRPFHKASMDLVTLANEEFLILGMEDANFTHDKIREAIYKIISPEEKAKLHYKIGKTYLSILYKYKLEDHLFTIVNQLNLGASQMKGSEELAELRILNEKAGFKALNSSAYDAAFTFFDRMVGLMKDEEWKSDYENSLKLHLAYARSAYLSKNFEAAEKSFNYILSFVRNDLDKILVYELQSSMLVTQNKMKEVLETLKQALKLVGVRLPKKANSLSPLPELIKFKFKLGNRSIESLEHLPIANDPRYLAIMRLLNACIAPSFLAEPDLFPVIVLKLVNNTLRFGLCEISAFGFCAMGVIQGSGLGNYGDGFKFGQLGVRLLETLDAKPFQCRTLFMFACMISPWKNHARDGRSIFWDSFLAGMETGDLQYSSYSLNNIHFQGLLFRENLEDLYKSQLRYDASLLSLRQNHAYQVHRLNLQLVENMRGESPDPMSLEGRYFSESETVSEWLATGNANALFDYYLCKLRIEYFLGDKVKAYEYSLKLDGLEGAMFGMMFVPEHVFLGALVTFSLIVDNIIPAGTTKANLKKRLVSFAKRMKVWAKSSPDNFGHKYEIISALLLYLANQKTQAVIACKAAISSAREFSYILEEAIANEFLVRMWKETGFEQYSNLHLVEAHYRYGKYGFLSKVKQLEMSHISLKKYIGRNFRTDSTDSLALFSTTKDIFGDVGSTLDINTVIKASQTISGEIQLNRLLEKMMKILIENAGAERGYFILKSDSGWQVLAESEVEKESVSVYSETPFAIDFLEPVAYVNQNKIPSQIIGYVVRTGLVVICGDAAREGDFKNDPYVKSTLPKSLLCYPILSHGTVVGIVYLENNLTTDAFTPGRVEILKILSSQIAVSIENSLLYTNLEQKVDERTKELNFALTEVQGLKEQQDGDYFLASLLIEPLTQNLASSSNMKIQFLTEQKKKFSYKQWSSEIGGDLCVSSSIQLQNKKYIVVLNGDAMGKSMQGASGALVIGSVFEAIIKRNGQSEEVRDITPEKWVSNAYTELHNTLVTFDGSMLISMFLCLIDDETGFFYFLNAEHPRPVIYRNDKTFFLPHNYVCAKLGLLASKKALQINTFQLEKGDVLLIGSDGRDDILIGSEAEMEVNEDDELFLKTTFEGQGDLEAIRDAIKSHGELIDDLSLIRVEYTGEGSPIHVPTNHPKHFVYLRALTLYKQKKWKEVEKMISSHFESIHDAPLSVQKIYLYTEHRMSVFPLEFAVQYVQKNPSDSLTLFYIAEALFENGDFSAAFDYSERVQLRRPYHKENNILFARLLELRRK, from the coding sequence ACCACGAAATCACACGTTTTAAAAACGAATTTGAAATTCTACGTTCTGTCGATTCACCATATACTTTAAGACCACTAGATTTAGAAACATATCAAAATACGGTAGCCATTGTATTCCCAAATGTTGGTTTTACTGATCTCGCAAAACTACAATTAAGTGGTAAGTATAGCAATATCGCAACTTTTTTGAATATCTCTATCGAAGTTTGTAAGGCACTTGTTGATATCCATAAGGCAAAAATTGTTCACAACGATATCAAAGCACAAAATATCATTTATAATCCAGACACTGGAGCTTTAAAGATTATCGATTTTGGTTCTGCGACACTTTTGACTCATCGTAGTTTTTATCTTCCGATGAATCAAAATTTAACCGGAACACTTGCTCATATTTCACCCGAACAAACTGGTCGGATGAACCGTACAGTTGATTACAGAACAGATTTTTATTCCTTTGGTGTCACCTTATATCAGTTAATTACTGGGGACTTGCCATTTTTATACACTGATAGTTTGGAAATGGTGCATGCACACTTGGCAAAAACTCCGCTTTCTCCAAAGGAAAGAAGTGGGGCACCAAAAATTGTTTCTGATTTAATTATGAAACTTCTGGAGAAAAATCCAGAAGATCGGTACCAAACAGCAACGGGTTTGCTGTCTGACCTCTCTGCGATCCAATCCGTTCTTTTGGAAAATGGAAAAGAATCTTTAAATCAGTTCCAAATGGAACTTGCAAAGAATGATAAATCCTCTCGATTCCAAATTCCCAAAAAATTATATGGAAGAGAAACCCAGCTTCATGTTTTTGAAGAAAAATTTCTCGATGCAAAAGAAGGAAAAATCGAAACCTTTTTAATTTCGGGTCGATCAGGAATTGGGAAGTCGGCCCTTATCAACGAAATTCAAAAACCAGTCACAAGGGAAAAGGCATATTTCACTTCAGGTAAATTTGATTTATACAAAAAATCGATTCCTTACCGCGCCATCAATTTGGCCTTACAAGGACTTGTTCGGCAGTTATTATCCGAAAACGAATCTGCTGTCAAAGAATGGAAAAAGAATTTATCGGACGCACTAGGTGCTAATGCAAAATTGATCATTGATGTAGTTCCTGAATTGTCACAGTTGTTAGGTGATAAACCATCGCCGCCCGAATTGGATAGTTTAGAGACTGAAAACCGATTTCATTTGGTATTTCGAAAATTCCTCCGAACCATTTGTACAAAAGAACATCCTGTGGTCTTGTTTTTGGACGATATGCAATGGGCGGATTCTTCAAGCATCTTGCTCTTAAAAGAAGTTCTAACTGATCCTGAAATTTCATATTTTTTTATTATTCTTTCATACCGAGATAATGAAGTACTCCCAACGGATCCATTTTTTAGACTCCTTGAAGAACTTCGTGAGATCCAAATTGCGATTACCGAAATTCGGTTAGAACCATTGAGAGAGCGTGATGTGGCACTTTTGGTTTCGGAAACATTAATGGTTCCAGAATCAGAAATTCGTCCGATCGCAGAAGTCCTTTGGAAAAAAACAAAGGGAAATCCATTTCATGTCAATGAGATGTTTAAGAACTTATATGAAAGATCTTACATTTACTTTGCAGATGATCATTGGTCTTGGGACAAAGACAAAATTGATTCAGTCAATATTTCTGACAACGTAATCGATCTTATCATTGATAAAATAAATCTCCAATCAGAAGAACTAATCGATGCACTTAAATTAACTGCATGTATTGGAAACTGGTTTCGCCATGATATTTATGCAACGATAGCGGATAGGCCATTTCACAAAGCATCAATGGATTTGGTGACACTTGCCAATGAAGAGTTTTTGATCCTCGGTATGGAGGATGCAAACTTTACTCATGATAAAATCAGAGAAGCTATCTATAAAATCATTTCACCAGAAGAAAAGGCAAAACTACATTATAAGATCGGTAAAACATATCTTTCAATTCTTTATAAATACAAACTTGAAGACCATTTATTTACCATTGTAAACCAATTGAATTTAGGTGCTTCGCAAATGAAAGGAAGCGAAGAATTAGCCGAACTAAGGATCTTAAATGAAAAAGCAGGGTTCAAAGCATTAAATTCTTCCGCATATGATGCGGCTTTCACTTTCTTTGATCGAATGGTTGGGCTTATGAAGGATGAGGAGTGGAAAAGTGATTATGAAAACTCTTTGAAACTTCATTTGGCCTATGCAAGATCAGCGTACCTTTCTAAAAATTTTGAAGCAGCAGAAAAAAGTTTTAATTATATACTTAGCTTTGTTCGCAATGACCTAGATAAAATTTTAGTCTACGAACTTCAATCCTCTATGCTTGTCACTCAAAACAAGATGAAAGAGGTTTTGGAAACTTTGAAACAGGCCTTGAAACTTGTGGGAGTTCGATTGCCTAAAAAAGCAAATTCACTTTCTCCACTCCCAGAGTTAATCAAATTTAAATTTAAACTTGGCAATCGATCGATTGAAAGTTTAGAACATCTTCCGATTGCAAACGATCCTAGATATCTTGCTATCATGCGACTTCTGAATGCATGTATCGCTCCTTCATTCCTTGCTGAACCAGATTTATTTCCTGTGATCGTTTTGAAGTTGGTCAATAATACCTTACGGTTTGGTTTATGTGAAATTAGTGCCTTTGGGTTTTGTGCGATGGGTGTGATCCAAGGTTCTGGACTAGGAAATTATGGTGATGGTTTTAAATTTGGTCAGTTAGGTGTTCGTTTGCTTGAAACCTTAGATGCAAAACCATTCCAATGCCGAACTTTATTTATGTTCGCATGTATGATTTCTCCATGGAAAAATCATGCAAGAGACGGTCGTTCCATATTTTGGGATAGTTTCCTTGCTGGGATGGAAACCGGCGACTTACAATACTCTTCATATTCACTCAATAATATTCATTTTCAAGGTTTGTTGTTTCGCGAAAACTTAGAAGATCTTTATAAGAGCCAACTTCGGTATGATGCTTCTTTATTAAGTTTACGTCAAAATCATGCGTACCAAGTGCACAGACTCAATCTCCAGTTAGTTGAAAATATGAGAGGTGAGTCTCCAGATCCAATGAGTTTGGAAGGTAGATATTTTTCAGAATCCGAAACTGTTTCTGAATGGTTGGCCACTGGGAATGCAAATGCATTATTTGATTATTATCTCTGTAAGTTAAGAATTGAATACTTTCTTGGTGATAAAGTAAAAGCGTATGAGTATTCATTGAAACTAGATGGTTTGGAAGGTGCAATGTTTGGGATGATGTTTGTTCCTGAACATGTATTTCTTGGTGCTCTCGTTACCTTTTCACTCATCGTGGATAATATCATTCCCGCTGGAACTACAAAAGCAAATCTCAAAAAACGTTTAGTATCCTTTGCGAAACGAATGAAAGTTTGGGCGAAAAGTTCTCCGGATAATTTTGGTCATAAATACGAAATCATTTCCGCTTTATTGTTATATTTGGCGAATCAGAAAACCCAAGCAGTGATCGCTTGTAAGGCGGCAATTTCTTCCGCCCGTGAGTTTAGTTATATCTTAGAGGAAGCCATAGCAAACGAATTTTTAGTTCGTATGTGGAAAGAAACAGGATTTGAACAATACAGCAACTTGCATTTGGTGGAGGCGCATTATCGTTACGGGAAATATGGGTTTTTATCTAAGGTAAAACAATTAGAGATGAGCCATATTTCTCTGAAAAAATATATCGGAAGAAACTTTAGAACAGACTCTACGGATAGTCTTGCATTGTTTAGTACAACAAAGGATATTTTTGGGGATGTTGGTTCTACTTTAGATATCAATACGGTAATCAAAGCCTCACAAACCATTTCAGGAGAGATCCAACTCAATCGTTTGTTAGAAAAGATGATGAAAATCCTGATTGAGAATGCAGGAGCAGAGAGAGGATACTTTATCCTCAAATCGGATTCAGGTTGGCAGGTTTTAGCAGAGTCAGAAGTAGAAAAAGAATCTGTTTCTGTTTATTCAGAAACCCCATTTGCAATCGATTTTCTTGAACCAGTTGCCTATGTAAACCAAAACAAAATTCCTTCGCAGATTATTGGTTATGTGGTGAGAACGGGGCTCGTTGTTATTTGCGGTGATGCTGCAAGAGAAGGTGATTTTAAAAATGATCCTTATGTTAAGTCGACCTTACCAAAATCTTTACTTTGTTATCCGATCTTAAGCCATGGAACAGTTGTTGGTATTGTTTATTTGGAAAACAATCTCACAACGGATGCATTTACTCCAGGTAGGGTCGAAATTCTAAAAATATTATCTTCACAAATTGCTGTTTCTATTGAGAATTCACTTCTTTATACCAACCTGGAACAGAAAGTAGATGAGAGGACCAAGGAATTAAATTTTGCTTTAACGGAAGTTCAAGGATTAAAAGAACAACAAGACGGAGATTATTTTTTAGCATCTTTACTTATTGAGCCGCTAACCCAGAACCTTGCAAGTTCCTCGAATATGAAAATTCAGTTCCTTACGGAACAAAAGAAAAAGTTTTCTTATAAACAATGGAGTTCCGAAATTGGTGGAGACTTATGTGTATCATCATCCATCCAACTTCAGAATAAAAAGTACATTGTTGTTTTAAATGGCGATGCCATGGGTAAATCGATGCAAGGAGCAAGTGGTGCTCTTGTCATTGGCTCGGTGTTTGAAGCAATCATCAAAAGAAATGGCCAATCCGAAGAAGTCAGAGACATCACTCCTGAAAAATGGGTGAGCAATGCCTATACGGAATTGCATAACACACTCGTAACATTTGATGGTTCGATGTTAATTTCTATGTTTCTTTGTTTGATTGATGATGAAACTGGTTTCTTTTATTTTTTAAATGCGGAACATCCGAGGCCTGTGATTTACCGTAATGATAAAACTTTCTTTTTACCACATAACTATGTTTGTGCGAAGTTAGGTCTTTTGGCTTCCAAAAAAGCACTCCAGATCAATACGTTCCAATTAGAAAAAGGGGATGTCCTTTTGATTGGTTCAGATGGACGTGACGATATTTTGATTGGTTCCGAAGCTGAAATGGAAGTGAACGAAGATGATGAATTGTTTTTAAAAACAACTTTCGAAGGCCAAGGAGATCTAGAAGCAATTCGAGATGCGATCAAAAGCCATGGGGAATTGATTGATGATTTATCTTTAATTCGTGTCGAATATACAGGAGAGGGTTCGCCCATCCACGTTCCAACCAACCATCCAAAACATTTTGTTTATTTACGTGCACTCACTCTTTATAAGCAGAAAAAATGGAAGGAAGTTGAAAAAATGATTTCGAGTCATTTTGAATCCATTCATGATGCACCACTTTCTGTTCAAAAAATATATCTTTATACTGAACATAGAATGTCCGTGTTCCCATTGGAATTTGCGGTGCAATACGTGCAAAAAAATCCTTCGGATAGTTTAACACTCTTTTATATTGCTGAGGCACTATTTGAAAATGGAGATTTTTCGGCTGCTTTTGATTATTCCGAACGGGTGCAACTGAGACGCCCATACCACAAAGAAAACAATATTTTATTTGCTCGACTCTTGGAACTTCGGCGAAAATAA
- the acpS gene encoding holo-ACP synthase, with protein MLSVGNDIVENQRIRELLEKHGDRFLKRVFTDEEVEYCHKHKDPVPFLAGRFACKEAVIKALNLNPGEVADMREIELAGTNFGKKTLVIHGKTEKFFREKGFTSSSVSISHADHYATAVVVFYKEPK; from the coding sequence ATGTTATCCGTCGGAAACGACATCGTTGAAAACCAGAGAATTCGTGAACTTCTCGAAAAACATGGAGATCGCTTTTTAAAGAGGGTTTTTACCGACGAGGAAGTCGAATATTGCCACAAACACAAAGACCCGGTCCCCTTTTTGGCGGGTCGTTTTGCCTGTAAGGAAGCCGTGATCAAGGCCCTCAATTTAAACCCGGGCGAAGTTGCCGATATGCGCGAGATTGAACTTGCAGGCACCAATTTTGGTAAAAAAACGCTAGTCATCCATGGGAAAACTGAGAAGTTTTTCCGTGAGAAAGGATTTACTAGCAGTTCCGTATCCATCAGCCACGCTGACCATTACGCAACGGCAGTTGTCGTTTTCTACAAGGAGCCCAAATGA
- a CDS encoding tetratricopeptide repeat protein, which yields MVSDKMKAVLVHYNQALSLYKSRKFAEAKEEFKKGLAIHPGDGPSKLYIERCDDYIADPPPEDWDGVYNMKTK from the coding sequence ATCGTTAGTGATAAAATGAAAGCAGTATTGGTTCATTACAACCAAGCCCTTTCGTTATACAAATCGCGAAAGTTCGCAGAAGCAAAAGAAGAGTTTAAAAAAGGACTCGCGATTCATCCTGGAGATGGCCCCTCGAAACTATACATTGAACGTTGCGATGATTATATCGCAGATCCCCCACCAGAAGATTGGGACGGGGTTTATAACATGAAAACAAAATAG
- a CDS encoding bactofilin family protein: MSKKEMQTTITEHGVIATILGKETAFNGTLAFKKPLQISGDFTGEIISDGYLVISEGARVKANIKAGTVVVGGTIIGNVTATQRLEMLSTGKVQGNIRTAKLQIADGVVFDGNCEMLSSEET, encoded by the coding sequence ATGTCAAAAAAAGAAATGCAAACAACCATCACCGAACACGGAGTCATTGCCACTATTCTAGGAAAAGAAACGGCGTTTAACGGAACTTTGGCGTTCAAAAAACCCTTACAAATTTCTGGTGATTTCACGGGCGAAATCATCTCTGATGGTTATCTGGTGATTAGCGAAGGTGCAAGAGTCAAAGCAAATATCAAAGCTGGTACGGTTGTTGTTGGCGGAACCATTATTGGAAACGTAACAGCAACACAAAGATTAGAAATGTTATCTACTGGCAAAGTCCAAGGAAACATTCGTACGGCAAAACTTCAAATTGCTGATGGGGTTGTATTTGATGGGAATTGTGAAATGCTAAGCAGCGAAGAAACTTAG
- a CDS encoding sensor histidine kinase: protein MWQFHPYSLLLFLAFSFNLVLGLFVLKSFRLDLVKYLLILVFGSMMWTGFYGIDFVFISPALHRSFIAFLYIGVALANLGMVLVSLEFTQNKHLLTKKFWVMLTIQPLVTLAVCVLDPIFKTLTLDTYLVNINGRIQWVQETNVGGFIVSYFFSFFWSAFVAYLLIKGIFVSKSTERRRYLLILLSYLFIWVTAILHKLGFRPLPGLNVTAVMSTMQVILIFFAIGYYRMFDLVPLVRGEIVDELDEAVVILDFNNRIVDWNMSAEHLFRISSKNSTLLSYKYFFASAPGIISKLDHLSDKKTLTKWIWEKDEKYWEVTAKQIRDANRKKIGMVLVFRDITEQRNLEKQMVNVNRELLVANGTKDRFLSIISHDLRGPLAGIKMLLKVLNEDMKKKEDALAGMTQSLVDATESVFSLLENLLEWSKLQRGQEEYRPHYYRLDNIVRECLELFTLSASTKGIVLEVNVPSHAMVFCDDRMIITVIRNLISNALKFSHKNGKVIIEATDIGEDWQVSVIDSGVGMSKAIVDKLFKVGEVIKSTGTQGETGNGIGLLLCHEFVSVNGGTMYADSDGVSGSRFVFTIPKKMREEIVS, encoded by the coding sequence TTGTGGCAATTTCATCCTTATAGTTTACTTCTATTTCTAGCATTCAGCTTCAATCTTGTATTGGGGCTTTTCGTTCTCAAATCCTTCCGCCTAGATCTTGTTAAATACCTTTTAATTTTAGTTTTCGGTTCTATGATGTGGACCGGATTTTATGGAATTGATTTTGTATTTATAAGTCCAGCCCTACATAGATCCTTTATTGCATTTTTATATATTGGTGTTGCTCTAGCCAATTTAGGAATGGTGCTTGTTTCATTAGAATTTACGCAAAACAAGCATTTGTTGACAAAAAAGTTTTGGGTTATGTTAACAATCCAACCGCTGGTTACACTTGCGGTATGTGTTCTTGATCCCATTTTTAAAACTTTAACACTCGATACATATTTAGTAAATATCAACGGTCGAATTCAGTGGGTCCAAGAAACAAATGTTGGCGGATTCATAGTTTCCTATTTCTTTTCATTCTTTTGGTCTGCATTTGTCGCTTATCTACTCATCAAAGGTATTTTTGTATCTAAATCGACAGAAAGACGAAGGTATTTGTTGATTTTGTTGTCCTACTTGTTTATTTGGGTAACGGCCATTTTGCATAAGTTAGGTTTTCGTCCTCTGCCCGGACTCAATGTTACTGCCGTGATGAGCACGATGCAGGTAATTTTGATTTTTTTCGCCATCGGATATTATCGTATGTTCGACCTTGTTCCATTGGTCCGAGGGGAAATCGTAGACGAGTTGGACGAAGCAGTAGTGATCCTCGATTTTAATAATCGTATTGTTGATTGGAATATGTCCGCAGAACATTTGTTTCGAATCTCCTCCAAAAACTCTACTTTACTTTCATATAAATATTTTTTTGCATCAGCTCCTGGAATTATTTCTAAACTCGATCATTTGTCAGATAAAAAAACACTTACAAAATGGATTTGGGAAAAAGATGAAAAGTATTGGGAAGTGACCGCAAAACAGATCCGAGATGCTAACCGTAAAAAAATTGGAATGGTTCTTGTTTTTCGCGATATCACCGAACAAAGAAATTTAGAAAAACAAATGGTAAATGTCAACCGTGAACTCTTGGTTGCCAATGGAACCAAAGATCGTTTTTTATCGATCATTTCACATGATTTGCGTGGCCCACTCGCTGGGATTAAAATGTTACTCAAAGTATTGAATGAGGACATGAAAAAGAAAGAAGATGCACTCGCTGGAATGACACAGTCTTTGGTAGACGCAACGGAATCTGTTTTTTCCTTATTGGAAAACCTTTTGGAATGGTCTAAGTTACAACGGGGACAGGAAGAATATAGGCCACATTACTATCGTTTGGATAACATAGTGCGGGAGTGTTTGGAGCTCTTTACTCTTAGCGCATCGACAAAAGGTATTGTTTTGGAGGTGAATGTTCCTTCTCATGCAATGGTGTTTTGCGATGATCGAATGATCATCACTGTCATTCGAAATTTGATTTCAAATGCACTGAAGTTCAGTCATAAAAATGGCAAAGTTATCATTGAAGCAACCGATATAGGCGAGGACTGGCAGGTTTCAGTCATTGACTCTGGAGTAGGTATGTCGAAAGCCATCGTAGACAAACTATTCAAAGTTGGGGAAGTGATTAAGTCAACAGGGACCCAAGGGGAGACAGGGAATGGAATCGGACTTTTGCTCTGTCATGAATTTGTTTCTGTCAACGGAGGGACCATGTATGCTGATAGCGATGGAGTATCTGGTTCTAGATTCGTTTTTACAATTCCTAAAAAAATGAGAGAGGAGATCGTTTCATGA